DNA sequence from the Caldalkalibacillus salinus genome:
GTGTCTGTTGTAGAATTAAGTAACTACGTGGCTTCAGACGATGTGGACCCTGAAACGGATCCATATATACAAGGTCGTCTAAAGCCTATTCTGCCTAAGACTGAACATATCTGTTTCTATCCGATGAATAAGCGCAGAGAAGGTAGCGACAACTGGTACATGCTAGACATGGACGAGCGTCGTCAAATGATGCGCAGCCACGGTATGATTGGTCGTAAATACGCGGGTAAGGTCACCCAGGTCATCTCTGGTTCTGTCGGGCTTGATGACTGGGAATGGGGCGTGACGTTGTTTGCTGATGACCCTGTCGTTTACAAAAAATTAATCTATGAAATGCGCTTTGACGAAGTCAGCGCGAGATATGGTGAGTTTGGCTCGTTTTTCGTTGGAAACCGTGCTGATGCAGAGACCCTGAAGCAGTACCTACAAGTATAAGATTTTAAATGATAGGACTGAATATGACATCCTTCATACTGTAAAGGCTGGCGCCTTAGGTGCCAGCTTTTTTATTGCTACCTTTAACGTTTGTCAATTTAATTTTTAGTGGTTATAAACGGCTTGTTATTTTGCTTTTGAACGGTACACGACGTTCACAATAATCCTCTCTAGCCAGCGCCATGGTAAGAAGTGCTTTAGTAGTACATTGCGTTTGACACCCTTTCCGATCATATACCTTAACTTGGGATTAGGGTGACTAATCACTTTAACAATCAGAGCAACCACTTCATCTACCGGTGTGGATGAAATGGCGTTTTTTTGCATTTGTTTCATCATGTTAGCCATTCCTACAGCGTAGGGACTGGTTTCTTCCTTCTCTTGATCCTGAATTGATGCCATACCCTTATCCCATATGTCCGTTTGGTACGCGCCTGGTTCAATGAGTACAACATCGATGCTAAACGGTTTCAACTCTAAACGTAAAGACTCACTGAAAGCCTCCACCGCAAATTTAGAGGAGGCATAAGGTGCCAATGCGGGAAACGCTATACGCCCGCTAATACTACTCATATTGATGATCTTCCCCTTACCCTGTTTCCGCATGAGCGGAATCACTTGACGTGTGAGCGCCACTAAACCAAAAAAATTCGTCTCAAACTGCGCTCGCCATTTTTCCATTGAAACCTCTTCGATAAAGCCGCCTATAGCCGTCCCTGCATTGTTGATAAGAACATCGATGCCCCCAACCGTTGAGTGTATATCCTGCACAACCTGGTGTACCTCGGTTTCATTGGTCACGTCAAGCTCTTTGAGGATCAGTCTGTGTAAAACGCCCTCCTCTTCAGCTTGTGTAACAAGCTTGTCCTTACGTTGTAGAGACCGCATCGTGGCAATCACCGTATAACCTTGTTTGGCAAGTGCAATCGCCGTGACGAGACCGAATCCACTAGACGTTCCTGTTATGAGTATGTTTGTCAATTTACACGTCTCCTTATGATGAGAACAAACGACCTTTTAATCACTATCATAGCAAAGCAGCCCCTTAAATGAAATGATATCTGAAAAAGCTTGGCGAACTAGGTCCACCAAGCTTTATCAAACACTCCTATCCTATAGATGACGTTTGGTTATATCTATATCTTGAATACCCTTTGAGTTGGCGATGTAAGCCTAGGGGTACGGATGTGTTAAATTAATAAGCGTTTCATATTAGATCTTAACAAAATGAGAACTTAACAGAACTCATCCACAAGCCCTTTGATTTTTTCTGAAGAGAGGTTAAGGTCTTGATGAACAATAGGATTGTCATCAAAATCAGGTATTTGGTCTGTGAAGGATGGCTCGTGATCCTGATATATCACACCTGTAACAAGCCCATTGTGTTCGATCAATTTCTGCATGGCCATGCCTAGGTTTGAAGGATCATAGGCCTCTTCATCCTCTAATTTAATAATGTTCTCCTTGAAGAAGTCATATGTGTTCACTTTGTTATATGTGACACATGGACTAAATATATTGATAAGGGAGAATCCTTTATGCTGTATGCCTTTTTCAATCAGAGAAACAATGCCCTTTAGGTCTCCAGAAAAACCCTGGGCTAAAAATCCAACACCTGAAGATAAAGCAAGCTGCATGGGTTGGGTTTGTTTCTCCATCGCACCGCTTGGCGTACTTTTCGTCATGAATCCTTTTCGGCTTCTTGGTGACGTTTGTCCTTTTGTGAGGCCGTACACTTGGTTATCCATGACGATGTAGGTCATATCTATATTACGACGCATGGCGTGGATGGTGTGTCCCATCCCAATCGCATAGCCGTCACCGTCCCCTCCTGAAGCAATGACGGTAAGCTCAGGGTTCGCTAGCTTAACGCCCTGTGCGACTGGCAGGGCTCGACCGTGTACACCATGGAATCCATAGGCATTCACGTACCCTGATATTCTACCGGAACAACCGATTCCGGACACGACGGCTAGATGTTCAGGATTCAAATCTTGTTTGGCTGCTGCACGCTGAATGGCTGCCTGTATGGAGAAGTGTCCACACCCCGGGCACCAATTGGGCTTTACATCGTTACGGAAGTCTTTGAACGTTGTTGCCATTCTTTCATCTCCCTTAATTTAGTCTCTATTTCTAGTGGGTAAAACGGTTCACCATCATACTTGAGAAGGTTTTTGGATTCTGGTAGATCATTGATTAATTGGTGTGTCAGAGCTGATAACTGTCCTGTTCCGTTGTTCTCTATAAAGAGGATATGCTGCGTACCCTCAATATAAGGCTTAAGCTCTTCTGTAGGGAACGGCAGAACCACCTTCACATGCGCGTGAGTTATGTTATAGCCTTGTTCCTGAACCCGCTCAATCGCCTCGCGAATAACGCCTTTGGACGATCCCCAAGCGATCACGAGGAGATCACTCTCTTGATTGCCTTGTACTTCAACGCCGTTTGATACTTTAACATGTTCCATTTTTCTGAGACGTTTCCCCATCATCTTTTTCCTGTTCACTTTGTCTTCCGATGGACGCCCCACTTCACTATGTTCAACCCCCGTCACGTGATGAAGTCCTTGTGGTGTCCCTGGAAGTACACGTGGTGACACACCGTCTTCTGCATCTTCGAAGCGCTTAAATTGTTCATAACGTGTTTCAGGGGCTTGGGATTCTAACGCTTCGACATCGATATCCGCTTTGTGTGGCAATGGCTTTAACTTACCTCGCTCAATCTGAGGGGGTTCAGGCTCGATATAGTTCACTGATTGGGTCGCCTGTGATAAGGCCAAATCCGTTAATAGTACAACGGGACATTGATACGTCTCTGCCAGATTAAAGGCGCGGATCGTGTCGTAGTAACACTCCTCTGCTGTACTTGGGGCTAAGACTATTTTAGGAATTTCTCCATGGTTTCCATATAAAGCAGAGAACAAGTCACTTTGTTCATGCTTGGTTGGAAGACCCGTACTTGGCCCCCCACGTTGGGTGTTCACGATGACTAAAGGGGTTTCTGTCATACCTGCCAATCCCACGGCTTCCATCATGAGGGCAAAACCTGGACCGGATGTGGCCGTCATTGTGCGTGCTCCTGCATAAGCGGAACCAATGGTCATGTTAATGGCACCGATCTCATCTTCTGTTTGTAGGACAATCCCACCGAGTTGTGGCAGTTTCTTCGCTAAGTATTCCATGATATCTGTTGCGGGTGTAATAGGGTAGGCATACATCGCACGGCAACCAGCTGTGACAGCACCTAGTCCTATGGCATCATTACCTGTCATCAGCATGCGCTTGCTTTGAGGCACGTCGGGTAAAGAAAGATCTTGTTTGAGTGTGACGTTTTCCATTACGTAGTCATAGCCCTTTTGAATGGCTTCGGTGTTCATCTGGACGACTTTTTCACCTTTTCGTTCAAAACGCTGCGCCATGATAGAGAGAAACACATCCGGTTTGACGTTCACTAATGCAGCTGAAGCACCCACGGCAACCATGTTCTTAACCAGTTTTGTACCGAGCTCTTCAGCTGTTTTCATTATAGGCACTTGAATCAACTGTACGCTATGATTCTCAGGAAGTTCTATATCAAGGGAGGTATCACATAGAATGACACCGCCATCTCGGAGTTTATCTATGTTGACATCGACTGTTTCCTTGTCGAAAGCGACTAGAATGTCAATTTCGTCTGCATTAGCTAGACTTTCGTAAGGACTAATACGCACACGATAATTGGCGTGCCCTCCTATGATCCTAGATGAGTTAGTGAAATAACCATAAATGCAGTAGCCTAGACGACTCAGTCCTAAAGCGAATGTTTCACCGCTAGAGCTGAAGCCATCCCCTTGTTGTCCCCCTACCATCCATGTAATCGGTTTCATTAGGGTTCTCTCCTTTTGATTGATCTTGTGTCATTTTTGTTATATTTATTGTATGAGATAACAACTCATCTTTCCAATATATTATTTAGATAAAAACAATCTAATTGTGATATGATTACATTATCGTTATGCTGGACCACTCGTTATTCTTGACGACTCTTTTCAATAATTTTGACTTTTTATGTTAACGCTTATCTTTTTTATAGCTCAACGCTTTCTTACCCTTGCTTATTGCTTAGTTTTCTCTGTTTAAGAAAGAAGGATATTTGAACAGGTACGACCGATCGGAGGCGAAAAGTATGGAGTTTAGACAGTTAAAATATTTTATGGAAGTCGCTCGTAAAGAACATGTCACTCAAGCGGCCGAAGAACTACATATTGCTCAATCGGCGATCAGTAGGCAAATTGCTAATTTGGAAAATGAATTGAATGTTCAGTTGTTTATCAGAGAGGGACGTAATGTGAAGCTAACACCTATGGGTAAAGTATTTCTTAAGAGAGTGGATCGTGCGATGAGTGAAATCGATCTTGCGCTACAGGATATACGGGAATTTCTAGATCCTGAGCGTGGGGAAATCAGGGTCGGATTTCCTCATAGCCTAGCTGCGTACACCTTACCTCGGGTTGTATCCGAGTTTCGTAAGGAGCACCCCAATGTGCGCTTTTTGCTACGACAAGGGATGGTCGATCAACTTTTGGAGGACCTTGTAGACGGGGACATTGATTTGGCGCTTGTATCTCCCGTACCGGAGGATAACCCTGAGGTACAAGGGCATATTCTTTTTACTGAGGAGATGATTGCCATCCTACCACCGCAACACCCATTGGCCGGAAGTAAAAGTTTGCGCTTGGAGCAGCTTCGTTCTGAACCTTTCGTGGTTTTCCGCTCTGGATTCAAACTGAGAACAATCGTCATGGATGCTTGTCAGAGAGCCGGATTCACACCCAAAATCGCGTTTGAAGGGGAAGAGACGGACACGATAAGAGGGCTCGTAGCGGCTGGTTTAGGTGTGGGCTTATTACCCGCCATCTCCCTAAGAGAAAGTGGCCCCATTAATCCTGTTCACGTTTCCATTAGTGAACCTAAGGTCACACGGACAGTAGGGTATGCCACGTCAAAATCGAGAAAGCTCAGTCCCACTGACGAAGTGTTCCAAGAGTTCTTATGGGGGTTTTACAATAAGGGGTCGTAGTGAGAGGTGAAGAAGACTGCGCTAAATGAAAATAGGAACAAGCGCCTAGCGTTGCTAGTGGCGAGGCTTAACGTGCGTGTGTGTCGTTGTTCCTTCTGATTCAGAACTGTTCTGACTTTTCGTTTGTTCGTTCAGCATCTTTTCTTCAAGCACTTTGGCTTCTTGTGCTTCTTTCTGTGATGCCTTAATGATAAAGATCATCGTAAACATCGCGACCACGAGTGTCACTAATAAGAACGCTACAGCCGGGAGATACTCCAATTTATTATCAGGAAAATATAAAAACTCCATTCCCATAATGTACACGACCTTTCATCTTGCTTAATGATGTCATTTATTTACTACTAGTACTAGTGTATCAGGTCTGATATGAATTGTC
Encoded proteins:
- the hemQ gene encoding hydrogen peroxide-dependent heme synthase, whose product is MSEALSTLEGWFALHDFRSIDWAAWKAASENERQQAIDELLSLQQEWLNTEDKKEGSTAVYTVVGHKGDLVFMHLRPTLQELNDIETVFNKSKLAEFTIPTYSYVSVVELSNYVASDDVDPETDPYIQGRLKPILPKTEHICFYPMNKRREGSDNWYMLDMDERRQMMRSHGMIGRKYAGKVTQVISGSVGLDDWEWGVTLFADDPVVYKKLIYEMRFDEVSARYGEFGSFFVGNRADAETLKQYLQV
- a CDS encoding SDR family oxidoreductase, which codes for MTNILITGTSSGFGLVTAIALAKQGYTVIATMRSLQRKDKLVTQAEEEGVLHRLILKELDVTNETEVHQVVQDIHSTVGGIDVLINNAGTAIGGFIEEVSMEKWRAQFETNFFGLVALTRQVIPLMRKQGKGKIINMSSISGRIAFPALAPYASSKFAVEAFSESLRLELKPFSIDVVLIEPGAYQTDIWDKGMASIQDQEKEETSPYAVGMANMMKQMQKNAISSTPVDEVVALIVKVISHPNPKLRYMIGKGVKRNVLLKHFLPWRWLERIIVNVVYRSKAK
- a CDS encoding 2-oxoacid:ferredoxin oxidoreductase subunit beta, whose translation is MATTFKDFRNDVKPNWCPGCGHFSIQAAIQRAAAKQDLNPEHLAVVSGIGCSGRISGYVNAYGFHGVHGRALPVAQGVKLANPELTVIASGGDGDGYAIGMGHTIHAMRRNIDMTYIVMDNQVYGLTKGQTSPRSRKGFMTKSTPSGAMEKQTQPMQLALSSGVGFLAQGFSGDLKGIVSLIEKGIQHKGFSLINIFSPCVTYNKVNTYDFFKENIIKLEDEEAYDPSNLGMAMQKLIEHNGLVTGVIYQDHEPSFTDQIPDFDDNPIVHQDLNLSSEKIKGLVDEFC
- a CDS encoding 2-oxoacid:acceptor oxidoreductase subunit alpha, with protein sequence MKPITWMVGGQQGDGFSSSGETFALGLSRLGYCIYGYFTNSSRIIGGHANYRVRISPYESLANADEIDILVAFDKETVDVNIDKLRDGGVILCDTSLDIELPENHSVQLIQVPIMKTAEELGTKLVKNMVAVGASAALVNVKPDVFLSIMAQRFERKGEKVVQMNTEAIQKGYDYVMENVTLKQDLSLPDVPQSKRMLMTGNDAIGLGAVTAGCRAMYAYPITPATDIMEYLAKKLPQLGGIVLQTEDEIGAINMTIGSAYAGARTMTATSGPGFALMMEAVGLAGMTETPLVIVNTQRGGPSTGLPTKHEQSDLFSALYGNHGEIPKIVLAPSTAEECYYDTIRAFNLAETYQCPVVLLTDLALSQATQSVNYIEPEPPQIERGKLKPLPHKADIDVEALESQAPETRYEQFKRFEDAEDGVSPRVLPGTPQGLHHVTGVEHSEVGRPSEDKVNRKKMMGKRLRKMEHVKVSNGVEVQGNQESDLLVIAWGSSKGVIREAIERVQEQGYNITHAHVKVVLPFPTEELKPYIEGTQHILFIENNGTGQLSALTHQLINDLPESKNLLKYDGEPFYPLEIETKLREMKEWQQRSKTSVTM
- a CDS encoding LysR substrate-binding domain-containing protein — its product is MEFRQLKYFMEVARKEHVTQAAEELHIAQSAISRQIANLENELNVQLFIREGRNVKLTPMGKVFLKRVDRAMSEIDLALQDIREFLDPERGEIRVGFPHSLAAYTLPRVVSEFRKEHPNVRFLLRQGMVDQLLEDLVDGDIDLALVSPVPEDNPEVQGHILFTEEMIAILPPQHPLAGSKSLRLEQLRSEPFVVFRSGFKLRTIVMDACQRAGFTPKIAFEGEETDTIRGLVAAGLGVGLLPAISLRESGPINPVHVSISEPKVTRTVGYATSKSRKLSPTDEVFQEFLWGFYNKGS